In the genome of Propionispora hippei DSM 15287, the window CATTTACACGGACAAATCAGGCAGCCGTTAGGTCTGCCGCCTGCGTTGGATATCCTTGTGCTGGATGCCGGTGGTGAAGTGGATACACTGCAGTTTAACCGGCGTCAGGATTTGCGGCAGCTAAACGCGGCGAAAGAGGAGCAGACGGCACAGGCTGCTGCCTGGGTTATACAAGGAATTAAAACAGGCAATAGCGAATTAATTGGTAAAGGGGCTACGTTAAGTGCGCTGGCCAATCAGTCGATCCTGCCCAAGCCTTGTTTACCCGAGGTCATTTCCATTGCCCAAAGCTACGGGGCAGCAGGAGTTACCGTGGCGCACAGCGGGACAGTGCTGGGTATTTTATTTCCCCCGGCGTTACGGGAATTTCAGACAGGCTGCTTGCAGGCAGTGCAGCGTGCCTGCCCTGCCGTACGGTATTTGACCACGGTAAAACTGATTGCGGGCGGGCAATCTATGGAAGCAGGTGAAGAGGAAGCTTATGAGGAACTTTGAACATGGCGGCAATCTGTATGCGGCCATGCGTGAGCAATCCGGGCAAATGACGGATTTTCTCGATTTCAGCGCCAATATAAACCCTTTGGGAATACCGGATAGTGTAAAGGAGGCCCTGGCCGGAGCTTTGCCGTATATTATTCATTACCCGGATACGGAGGCGACGGAATTAAAAATGGCCATCAGCCGCCAGTACGGGGTGGCGGTTGACCATATCACGGTAGGCAATGGGGCGGTTGAACCTATTTATCTGTTGTGTCATATGCTAAAACCTAAGCAAGTGTTGGTGGCAGCACCGGCGTTCGGCGAGTATGAGCGGGCAGCCAGGGCCGGCGGAGCGCAGGTCCGGTATGCTTATTTGCATCCGGAGGAAGGTTTTGGTATTCAGCCGGAAAAAATCTTGCAGCAGGCCGATAGTGCCGACATCATTTTTTTAGGTAATCCGAATAACCCGACAGGAACTTTGCTGACGAATAGTCAAATCAGAGTTATCTTAGACAGAGTAAAGCAGCAGAATACGCTGGTGGTTGTCGATGAATCGTTTCTTGACTTTTTACCTGACGACAGTTCGTATACCTGCCGCAGCTTGTTGCCACTCTATCCCCGACTGGTCATCATCCATTCGCTGACCAAATTTTACGCCATTCCCGGACTTCGCCTGGGCTTTGCTCTGGCCGGCCCGGATATAACAGCCTTGCTGCATACCGCCAAAGATCCCTGGAACGTCAATTCATTGGCGCAAAGTGCCGGCGTGGCTGCCTTAGGGGATGCGGCTTACCGCTTGCATAGCAGGGAGTTTGTGCAAAGGGTCAAACAGGAGTTGTATGAGAAGCTGACCGCTTTTCCTGAAGTGAGTGCTTTTGCGCCGGCGGTTAATTTTATTTTGCTGGATATTAAACGGACCGGTTTTACCGCAGGCCAATTACGGGAAAGACTAAGAACCGAGTGTGTTTTAATACGGGACTGCAGCAATTATCCCGGATTGTCGGATACCTATGTCCGGGTAGCCGTAAAACGGCCGGAACAAAATGAACGGTTGCTGGCAGTTTTACGAAAAGTGATTGATGAGAGGTGAAGTTATGACGAGAGTAATTATGGTGCGACATGGCCAGACAGCCTGGAATCTGGCCCAGAAATATCAGGGACATAGCGATATTGAGTTGAGTGAAACCGGTATCCGTCAGGCGGAACTGGCGGCTGCCCGTCTGGCGGATGAGCCGATCCAGGCCGTTTTTGCCAGCGATTTGGGACGGGCTTATCAAACGGCCAAGACAATTGCCAGGCACCACCGGCTGCCTGTTCATAAGGTTGCCGAATTGCGGGAAATTAACTTCGGTATTTGGGAAGGTCTCACCTATGAGCAGATTTATAGCGGCTGGCCGGAGCTTATTGAACAGTTGTACCAGAAACCTGACGAAATACAAATACCGGAAGGCGAAACCTTCCGGGAGGTAAAACAGCGGGCAGCCGGCTGCCTGCAGCGACTGGTGGCGGAAAATGACGGCAGCACGATTCTGCTGGTATCCCATGGTGGAACGATACGTACCTTATTGTGTGCCGCATTGGATATTCATTTAAATCATATTTGGCAGATCAAACAGGACAACACGGCGGTGAGCATCCTGGAGTATCATGATAATTACCCGGTTGTTACGCTGCTTAACGATACACATCATTTACGGTAATGTAGACTAGTGCCTTGTCCGTCTTAAAATAGTATCCACTTGATTAAAGCTGTGACGAGATACTAGGTCCAGGTCTTCCAGATTTCGGGCCGGTAGCCTACCGTAGCGGCGGTGCCGTTGCGGATTACCGGAGTATTTAAAAGCAGCGGATTTTGCAGCAGGGCTTCGCCGATATCGCGTACCATATGAGTTTTGTATTGACTCTGATAGAGCTTGCCTGACGAGTTGAGCAGGTCGCCCCAGGCAACCTGCTGATTAACGCTTTTCAGTTCGCCCTTGCTCATTCCTTTGATGGTCAGGTCAATAAACTGGTACTTGATGCCCCGCTCTTTAAAAAAGCGTTCCGCTTTTCTGGTGTCCTGGCATTTTTTTATACCGAATATTTGTATGTTCATGTAACACCTCTTTCACTATTCGCAGGAGAATTTTAGAAATCACTATAATCCGTCCGATTTTTTGGAGTATAATATTTGTAGGCGGATACAGAATATACCAAGGAGCAGGTTGTCTTCCCTGCAGAGGAGGAATCATATGCAGGCAAATTTTGAAGCTCTTATTTTAGGAAAGGAACTAAACCTGAATAAAATTGCTCAGCATTTTGCAATCAACCGCAAGTTTAAGTGGGAAGACTCACTGGTACTGGATAGTACTTATTTAAGAAGCATCCTTCCTGATTCGGAACATAAGGTTGTCTACCTTTTTTATTTTGGCAGTGCGGTGTTTATCAATTTTGAGCATCACGAAGTGATTCAGGTGGTCCGTTATCTGAAGGAAATTGAGCCGGAGGTTGACTTTTCCTATCTTTTCAAATATGTCGATCATTACCAACTGACCATTGATCCCTGCCATGTGCCAACACTAAGCAATGATTATATTATTGCAAACAAGCCTGACGAGTACCATCTGGAAATTATCTCTATTATTTTAGCAAAATCGGTGGCATTAGAAAAGGTAGAAATTGAAATCGGTGTTCTGCTGGATCAAATTGAAAGCGTCATTGATAAGCTAAATGAAGGACAGTTGGCGGTTTCCGACAAAAAGTTGGCAAAAATGTCGGCGAATATACTGGGGTTCAAATTGGATACCATATCTTATATTATGTTGCTGGATAAACCGGACATTACCTGGGAGAATGAGGAAGCAGGAAAACTGTTTGACGAGTTGATGCTGCTGTTTGAATTAAATGACCGCTATAATAATATTCATCATAAAACAGCCGTGTTAATGGACATTACCAATGTGTTTGCCGGTCTGGCCCAGTCAAGCCGCGGGACTCGTCTGGAATGGGCCGTTATTATATTAATTGCGATTGAAATTGTTTTGTCCTTATTTGATATGTTCATTAAAGGGCTATGAAACATATTCGCTTACAGTAGATATAGATTATTACATTAAAAGGAGGTTTTTTATATGTCCACCATTGTTAACGCAAACCGGGAAAATTTCCAGGAGGAAGTTATTGAATCAGCCACACCGGTACTTGTTGATTTCTGGGCCCCCTGGTGCGGCTACTGCACCAAATTATCGCCTGTTTTAGATGAATTGGCGACCGAACACGCAAGTAAGATGAAGGTTGTTAAAGTCAATGTGGATGAAAATCGTTCATTGGCTCAGGATTATGGTGTTATGAGTTTACCGACCATGCTGCTTTTTAAAGACGGAGCGCAAACGGAAAAATTAATGGGCTATATGCCGAAATCAGCTATTAACGCCAAACTATCCCCGCTGTTATAAATAAAAAGACGCGCTGCAATGCAGGCGCGTCTTTTTATTTATCGACAGTGCAGTTGTTTTGCAAAGGCCTGGCACCTGCCGGGCTTATTCTTATTCATATATCGGCAGGATTTTGCATAGAAGATATTACTATGCTTAGGGAACCGTCGGTTTTTTCACCCTGTCCGTCCTGGACGATTTTTTTTCCACCTGGCTGTGTCAGTAAAGCCTTGAAATAGCCCTATCTTTTAGGTTTTGCTTCCTTGCCAGATAAAAAGCTCTCGCCAGTCACAAACCCGGTGCATCGGCGGTTCCCGGGAGGCGGAGGAATGACCGTTGCTGAAAGTAGCGCTGGTAGGCTCACCTAATGTCGGTAAAAGTGTAATTTTTAATTATTTAACGGGACGCTATGTTGCCGTGTCCAATTATCCCGGTACTACTGTTGAGGTGGCAAAAGGCTTGGTTACCCTGCGAGGCGTAGCTTGTGAAATTGTGGATACGCCGGGTATCTACTCGTTAATCCCCTTGACGGAAGAAGAGGCGGTAACCCGCCGGCTGCTTTGTGCCGAACGGCCCGATGTGGTTGTGCACGTGATTGACGCTAAACAAATCAAGCGCATGCTGACGCTGACGCTTGACCTGCTGGAAGCCGGGTTTGCCGTTATTCTGGTTGTTAATATGATGGATGAAACCAATCAGGCAGGACTTCATTTCAATTTATCCCGGTTAGCTGACGAGCTGGGGATTCCGGTGCTTGCC includes:
- a CDS encoding GHMP family kinase ATP-binding protein, which produces MRVKVKVPGSCGELVQGVSKGTNFLITCPVNLYSTIELSSCRETVKSSLTKVELALEKTFRYLNTEPAGYQVRLFSDLPCGKGMASSSADISAACQAAALWSGQRLSADEIADIALTIEPTDGVFYPGIVMLDHLHGQIRQPLGLPPALDILVLDAGGEVDTLQFNRRQDLRQLNAAKEEQTAQAAAWVIQGIKTGNSELIGKGATLSALANQSILPKPCLPEVISIAQSYGAAGVTVAHSGTVLGILFPPALREFQTGCLQAVQRACPAVRYLTTVKLIAGGQSMEAGEEEAYEEL
- the cobD gene encoding threonine-phosphate decarboxylase CobD, which codes for MRNFEHGGNLYAAMREQSGQMTDFLDFSANINPLGIPDSVKEALAGALPYIIHYPDTEATELKMAISRQYGVAVDHITVGNGAVEPIYLLCHMLKPKQVLVAAPAFGEYERAARAGGAQVRYAYLHPEEGFGIQPEKILQQADSADIIFLGNPNNPTGTLLTNSQIRVILDRVKQQNTLVVVDESFLDFLPDDSSYTCRSLLPLYPRLVIIHSLTKFYAIPGLRLGFALAGPDITALLHTAKDPWNVNSLAQSAGVAALGDAAYRLHSREFVQRVKQELYEKLTAFPEVSAFAPAVNFILLDIKRTGFTAGQLRERLRTECVLIRDCSNYPGLSDTYVRVAVKRPEQNERLLAVLRKVIDER
- the cobC gene encoding alpha-ribazole phosphatase, translating into MTRVIMVRHGQTAWNLAQKYQGHSDIELSETGIRQAELAAARLADEPIQAVFASDLGRAYQTAKTIARHHRLPVHKVAELREINFGIWEGLTYEQIYSGWPELIEQLYQKPDEIQIPEGETFREVKQRAAGCLQRLVAENDGSTILLVSHGGTIRTLLCAALDIHLNHIWQIKQDNTAVSILEYHDNYPVVTLLNDTHHLR
- a CDS encoding arsenate reductase family protein, with translation MNIQIFGIKKCQDTRKAERFFKERGIKYQFIDLTIKGMSKGELKSVNQQVAWGDLLNSSGKLYQSQYKTHMVRDIGEALLQNPLLLNTPVIRNGTAATVGYRPEIWKTWT
- a CDS encoding RMD1 family protein; translation: MQANFEALILGKELNLNKIAQHFAINRKFKWEDSLVLDSTYLRSILPDSEHKVVYLFYFGSAVFINFEHHEVIQVVRYLKEIEPEVDFSYLFKYVDHYQLTIDPCHVPTLSNDYIIANKPDEYHLEIISIILAKSVALEKVEIEIGVLLDQIESVIDKLNEGQLAVSDKKLAKMSANILGFKLDTISYIMLLDKPDITWENEEAGKLFDELMLLFELNDRYNNIHHKTAVLMDITNVFAGLAQSSRGTRLEWAVIILIAIEIVLSLFDMFIKGL
- the trxA gene encoding thioredoxin; amino-acid sequence: MSTIVNANRENFQEEVIESATPVLVDFWAPWCGYCTKLSPVLDELATEHASKMKVVKVNVDENRSLAQDYGVMSLPTMLLFKDGAQTEKLMGYMPKSAINAKLSPLL